Proteins from a genomic interval of Kitasatospora herbaricolor:
- a CDS encoding helix-turn-helix transcriptional regulator: protein MDRWTGAATVRPGMLLFGGRIGAAAMHAHHSVQVLVAARGTLELADAAGLRVVCRAVVVPADTEHTVLRGAAEGVLAQLDPDSVTGRELARRAQPPGCAAAWARAGGALPPVSGGGHEELLARIGALVDAAAGGGPARARHPAVARAVARLPELVADGKVRIGALAAAVGLSESRLAHLFRAELGLPLRPYVRWLRMRRATELIAAGASLTAAAHQAGFADAAHLTRTCRRTFGIPPSEFAHRVRWVPGSSASPTWP from the coding sequence GTGGACCGATGGACCGGCGCGGCCACCGTGCGGCCCGGGATGCTGCTGTTCGGCGGCCGGATCGGCGCCGCCGCGATGCACGCCCACCACTCGGTCCAGGTCCTGGTGGCCGCCCGGGGCACGCTGGAACTCGCCGACGCCGCCGGCCTGCGGGTGGTCTGCCGGGCCGTGGTCGTCCCGGCGGACACCGAGCACACCGTGCTGCGGGGCGCCGCCGAGGGCGTGCTGGCACAGCTCGACCCGGACTCCGTGACCGGCCGCGAACTCGCCCGCCGCGCGCAGCCGCCCGGGTGCGCGGCCGCCTGGGCCCGCGCGGGCGGGGCGCTGCCACCGGTGAGCGGTGGTGGGCACGAGGAACTCCTCGCCCGGATCGGGGCGTTGGTGGACGCGGCGGCCGGTGGCGGCCCGGCGCGGGCCCGTCACCCCGCGGTGGCGCGGGCGGTCGCCCGGCTGCCGGAACTGGTCGCGGACGGCAAGGTGCGGATCGGCGCCCTGGCCGCCGCGGTGGGCCTGTCGGAGAGCCGGCTGGCCCACCTGTTCCGGGCCGAACTGGGCCTGCCGCTACGGCCGTACGTGCGCTGGCTGCGGATGCGCCGGGCCACCGAACTGATCGCCGCCGGGGCGTCGCTGACGGCGGCGGCGCACCAGGCGGGCTTCGCCGACGCGGCGCACCTCACCCGGACCTGCCGCCGGACCTTCGGCATCCCGCCCTCGGAGTTCGCCCACCGGGTGCGCTGGGTACCCGGGTCGTCGGCCTCACCGACGTGGCCGTAG
- a CDS encoding MFS transporter, producing MRGTAAADGGRAPDRRRWAVLAVGMLAMTAGCAFQFGLPYLIPALRDEGLSLGRAGLLAACPTAGLVLTLAAWGSAADRWGERWVLAGGLGVAGLVLLAAPAVRGTAALGACFVLAGAAGASAHASSGRLILGWFPARERGVAMGLRQTSLPLGMAVAAVLLPRTAAHGRGTALAVLGAMSVTAALLVVVAVRDPARPARDVPGRAGSPYRTPVLWRLHGAATLLVVPQFVVAAFALVLLVDERGWAPSTAGALLACVQVGGAGARLASGRWSDVVGSRTGPMRVLALVTAGALAALTVCVLTGSPVATVALAATGVLTVSTNGLSFTAVAEYAGAGWAGRALGIHTTVQNAVAACVPPLAARLIGAGGFGLAYGLTVALPLLAAALVPAELRPPDAVRAPGPAGGSVLGPAAEVGSVTGAGTVNGAGPTAGAGPGLPGGRRPAPRT from the coding sequence ATGCGGGGCACGGCGGCAGCGGACGGCGGACGGGCGCCGGACCGGCGGCGCTGGGCGGTGCTGGCCGTCGGGATGCTGGCGATGACGGCCGGGTGCGCCTTCCAGTTCGGGCTGCCCTACCTGATCCCGGCCCTGCGTGACGAGGGTCTGTCGCTGGGGCGGGCCGGTCTGCTGGCGGCCTGCCCGACGGCCGGGCTGGTGTTGACGCTGGCCGCCTGGGGTTCGGCGGCGGACCGCTGGGGCGAGCGCTGGGTGCTGGCGGGCGGGCTGGGCGTGGCCGGTCTGGTGCTGCTGGCCGCGCCGGCGGTGCGCGGGACGGCCGCGCTGGGCGCCTGCTTCGTGCTGGCCGGCGCGGCCGGCGCCTCGGCGCACGCCTCCAGCGGGCGGCTGATCCTCGGCTGGTTCCCGGCCCGCGAGCGGGGTGTCGCGATGGGGCTGCGGCAGACCTCGCTGCCCCTGGGGATGGCGGTCGCCGCCGTCCTGCTGCCCCGGACGGCGGCGCACGGACGCGGGACGGCGCTGGCCGTGCTGGGCGCGATGAGCGTGACGGCGGCCCTGCTGGTGGTGGTCGCCGTCCGCGATCCGGCCCGGCCTGCCCGGGACGTGCCGGGGCGGGCCGGGTCGCCGTACCGGACGCCGGTGCTGTGGCGGCTGCACGGCGCGGCGACGTTGCTGGTGGTGCCGCAGTTCGTGGTGGCCGCCTTCGCGCTGGTGCTGCTGGTGGACGAGCGGGGCTGGGCGCCCTCCACGGCCGGTGCGCTGCTGGCCTGTGTGCAGGTCGGCGGCGCGGGCGCCCGGTTGGCCTCGGGCCGCTGGTCGGACGTGGTGGGCAGCCGGACCGGGCCGATGCGGGTGCTCGCCCTGGTGACCGCCGGGGCGCTGGCGGCGCTGACGGTCTGCGTGCTGACCGGCTCGCCCGTCGCGACGGTGGCGCTGGCGGCCACCGGGGTGCTGACGGTGAGCACCAACGGTCTCTCCTTCACCGCCGTCGCCGAGTACGCGGGGGCCGGCTGGGCGGGCCGTGCCCTGGGCATCCACACCACCGTCCAGAACGCGGTCGCGGCCTGCGTGCCGCCGCTGGCCGCCCGGTTGATCGGCGCGGGCGGCTTCGGCCTCGCTTACGGCCTGACGGTCGCCCTCCCGTTGCTGGCCGCCGCCCTGGTGCCGGCGGAGCTCCGCCCGCCCGACGCCGTACGGGCGCCCGGTCCGGCGGGCGGGTCCGTCCTCGGGCCGGCGGCCGAAGTCGGGTCTGTGACCGGTGCGGGGACGGTGAACGGAGCCGGGCCGACGGCCGGAGCCGGGCCGGGGCTGCCGGGCGGACGCCGCCCCGCCCCGCGGACGTAG
- a CDS encoding N-acetylglucosamine kinase, with protein sequence MSAPEDQATGPGPAPGTGPGTGSADRTGAGARDAGAWPSPGAEQRLVLGVDAGGTAVRAVLADLTGRRLGEARGGGGNPQAQGGPAAAQRIGTVIGAALGDHDPDRLAACVIGLAGYRRFATDTAAVAFTEECRTAAGPAVPGHLRLSLRPDAEVAFAAGTAAPDGVVLIAGTGAVACRLQRRRVSGVRGGQGWLLGDEGSGFWLGREAARHALDTLGSPSGAPDALTTAVLAALGVPARPRAGAVAGLLRAVYDAPATAPAALAPLVSAGAAAGDGAAARIAARAAAHLAALVESALPAGAPPEPIVLAGAVAASPGPVRDALTAALAALPGRVVAAGDTAMAAAWLAARTVVPGTPHEAFLP encoded by the coding sequence ATGAGCGCGCCCGAGGACCAGGCCACCGGCCCGGGCCCCGCCCCTGGAACCGGACCGGGCACCGGCTCCGCCGACCGCACCGGTGCGGGGGCGCGGGACGCGGGCGCCTGGCCGTCGCCCGGCGCCGAGCAGCGCCTGGTGCTGGGCGTCGACGCCGGCGGCACCGCCGTCCGGGCCGTGCTCGCGGACCTGACGGGCCGACGCCTCGGCGAGGCCCGCGGCGGTGGCGGCAACCCGCAGGCCCAGGGCGGCCCGGCGGCCGCGCAGCGGATCGGCACGGTGATCGGGGCCGCGCTCGGCGACCACGACCCGGACCGGCTCGCCGCCTGCGTGATCGGCCTGGCCGGCTACCGGCGGTTCGCCACCGACACGGCCGCGGTGGCCTTCACCGAGGAGTGCCGGACCGCCGCCGGGCCGGCCGTTCCCGGCCACCTGAGGCTGTCCCTGCGGCCGGACGCGGAGGTGGCCTTCGCCGCCGGCACCGCCGCGCCGGACGGCGTGGTGCTGATCGCGGGCACCGGCGCGGTCGCCTGCCGGCTCCAGCGCCGCCGGGTCAGCGGCGTCCGGGGCGGCCAGGGCTGGCTGCTCGGCGACGAGGGCTCCGGGTTCTGGCTCGGCCGGGAGGCCGCCCGGCACGCCCTCGACACGCTGGGGTCGCCGTCCGGCGCGCCGGACGCCCTGACCACCGCCGTGCTCGCCGCCCTGGGCGTCCCCGCCCGCCCCCGGGCCGGCGCCGTCGCGGGCCTGCTGCGCGCGGTCTACGACGCGCCGGCCACCGCACCGGCCGCCCTGGCGCCGCTGGTCAGCGCCGGTGCGGCGGCTGGCGACGGGGCCGCCGCCCGGATCGCCGCCCGTGCGGCTGCGCATCTGGCCGCCCTGGTCGAATCCGCCCTGCCGGCCGGTGCCCCGCCGGAGCCGATCGTGCTGGCCGGCGCGGTGGCCGCCTCCCCCGGCCCGGTGCGGGACGCGCTCACCGCTGCCTTGGCCGCTCTGCCCGGCCGGGTCGTGGCGGCCGGCGACACCGCCATGGCTGCCGCCTGGCTGGCCGCCCGCACGGTCGTGCCCGGCACCCCGCACGAGGCCTTCCTGCCGTAG
- a CDS encoding N-acetylmuramic acid 6-phosphate etherase yields the protein MTRPGTAGPPAPEDPPVGGEPLPSEESLPPTERRNPASTGLDRLGTADLLALINREDAGVPGAVAAALPAIEALVEAGLAALARSGRVHYFGAGSSGRAALADAAELLPTYGVGPETVRPHLAGGPAAGRTADEAAEDRADGADTADVRAGDLVIGISASGRTAYVGAALTHGRAAGAVTALLSGDPAAPLAAHADLHIVLATGPEVVTGSTRMKAATAQKLALNMFSTALMVRTGHTWSNLMVTASAGNAKLHRRAVRTLSLACGVPAAEAERALRACEGRTATALVSLLAGVGPEAAGAALRAAGGLPLAAVRRLAASAAAPVVHDPEDPS from the coding sequence GTGACCCGACCCGGCACCGCCGGACCGCCCGCCCCCGAGGACCCGCCGGTCGGCGGGGAGCCGCTGCCGTCCGAGGAGTCGCTGCCCCCGACCGAGCGGCGCAACCCGGCCAGCACCGGCCTGGACCGGCTCGGCACCGCCGACCTCCTCGCCCTGATCAACCGTGAGGACGCCGGCGTGCCCGGCGCCGTCGCGGCCGCGCTGCCCGCGATCGAGGCCCTGGTGGAGGCCGGTCTGGCAGCCCTCGCCCGGAGCGGCCGGGTGCACTACTTCGGTGCGGGCTCCTCCGGCCGGGCCGCCCTGGCCGACGCCGCCGAACTGCTGCCCACCTACGGCGTCGGCCCGGAGACCGTCCGTCCGCACCTGGCGGGCGGTCCGGCGGCCGGGCGGACGGCCGACGAGGCGGCGGAGGACCGCGCGGACGGCGCCGACACGGCCGACGTCCGGGCCGGCGACCTGGTGATCGGGATCAGCGCGAGCGGCCGGACGGCGTACGTCGGCGCCGCGCTCACCCACGGCCGGGCGGCCGGCGCCGTCACCGCCCTGCTCTCCGGGGACCCGGCCGCCCCGCTGGCCGCCCACGCCGACCTGCACATCGTGCTGGCCACCGGCCCCGAGGTGGTCACCGGCTCCACCCGGATGAAGGCCGCGACCGCGCAGAAGCTCGCCCTGAACATGTTCTCGACCGCGCTGATGGTCCGCACCGGGCACACCTGGTCGAACCTGATGGTGACCGCCTCGGCCGGGAACGCGAAACTGCACCGGCGGGCGGTCCGTACGCTGTCCCTGGCCTGCGGGGTGCCGGCCGCCGAGGCCGAGCGGGCGCTGCGCGCCTGCGAAGGCCGGACGGCGACCGCGCTGGTCTCGCTGCTGGCCGGCGTCGGGCCCGAGGCCGCCGGGGCCGCGCTGCGGGCGGCGGGCGGTCTGCCGCTGGCCGCCGTCCGGAGGCTGGCCGCATCGGCGGCCGCACCCGTCGTCCACGACCCGGAGGACCCGTCATGA
- a CDS encoding PPOX class F420-dependent oxidoreductase, whose product MSPSIASNTRVELAELLDFVRPRHRALLLTRRADGSPQASPLTCGVDDAGRIVVSTYPERAKVRNARRDPAVSVVVLSDEWNGPWVQIDGEAEVVDLPEAVEPLVEYYRNIAGEHPDWDEYRAAMVKQGKSLIRITPRRWGPVATGGFPARLAEPEGDEGRG is encoded by the coding sequence ATGAGCCCCTCCATCGCCTCGAACACCCGCGTGGAACTCGCCGAGTTGCTGGACTTCGTCCGGCCGCGGCACCGCGCGCTCCTGCTCACCCGCCGGGCCGACGGCTCCCCGCAGGCCTCGCCCCTCACCTGCGGCGTGGACGACGCCGGCCGGATCGTCGTCTCCACGTACCCGGAGCGCGCCAAGGTCCGCAACGCCCGCCGCGACCCGGCGGTCAGCGTGGTGGTGCTGTCCGACGAGTGGAACGGACCGTGGGTGCAGATCGACGGCGAGGCCGAGGTCGTCGACCTGCCCGAGGCGGTCGAGCCGCTGGTCGAGTACTACCGGAACATCGCGGGCGAGCACCCGGACTGGGACGAGTACCGGGCGGCGATGGTCAAGCAGGGCAAGTCGCTGATCCGGATCACCCCGCGCCGCTGGGGCCCGGTCGCCACCGGCGGCTTCCCGGCCCGCCTCGCCGAGCCCGAGGGGGACGAGGGACGGGGCTGA
- a CDS encoding N-acetylglucosamine kinase — MTHQPDPLLPGVLAIDAGNSKTDVALVAADGTVLGSARGGGFQPHLVGPKAAIAALVPLVAAAAAQAGHTLGGRPLTSHVSACLANADLPVEERLLQAAIAEQPWGVTADVVNDTFGLLRAGTDGPRGVAVVCGAGINCVGLLPDGRTARFPALGELTGDWGGGAGLAASSMWHAVRAEDGRGAPTALAAAIAAHFGLPSSSAVAEAMHLGQLDRGRLHEIVRVLFATAQAGDGPALELIDRQADEITRLAIVALTRLGLLGEPTPVVLGGGVLASRQPLLIDNVTARLAAAAPRAEPRIVVAPPVLGAALLGLDHLAAAGLGGGPAAQERLRSAYSLQDQVAA, encoded by the coding sequence ATGACCCACCAGCCCGATCCACTCCTGCCCGGCGTCCTGGCCATCGACGCCGGCAACAGCAAGACCGACGTCGCCCTCGTCGCCGCCGACGGCACCGTCCTCGGCAGCGCCCGGGGCGGCGGCTTCCAGCCGCACCTGGTCGGCCCGAAGGCCGCGATCGCCGCCCTGGTGCCGCTGGTCGCGGCCGCGGCCGCGCAGGCCGGCCACACCCTCGGCGGCAGACCGCTGACCAGCCACGTCAGCGCCTGTCTGGCCAACGCCGACCTCCCGGTGGAGGAGCGGCTGCTGCAGGCCGCCATCGCGGAGCAGCCCTGGGGCGTCACCGCGGACGTCGTCAACGACACCTTCGGCCTGCTGCGGGCCGGTACCGACGGGCCGCGCGGGGTCGCCGTGGTCTGCGGCGCGGGCATCAACTGCGTGGGCCTGCTGCCGGACGGCCGGACGGCGCGGTTCCCCGCCCTCGGCGAGCTCACCGGCGACTGGGGCGGCGGCGCGGGCCTGGCCGCCAGCAGCATGTGGCACGCCGTGCGGGCCGAGGACGGCCGGGGGGCGCCCACCGCGCTGGCCGCCGCCATCGCCGCGCACTTCGGCCTGCCGAGCTCCAGCGCCGTCGCCGAGGCGATGCACCTCGGCCAGCTGGACCGCGGCCGGCTGCACGAGATCGTCCGGGTGCTGTTCGCCACCGCGCAGGCCGGCGACGGCCCGGCGCTGGAGCTGATCGACCGCCAGGCGGACGAGATCACCCGCCTCGCGATCGTCGCCCTCACCCGGCTCGGCCTGCTCGGCGAGCCCACCCCGGTGGTACTCGGCGGCGGTGTGCTGGCCTCGCGCCAGCCGCTGCTGATCGACAACGTGACGGCCCGGCTGGCCGCCGCCGCCCCGCGGGCCGAACCGCGCATCGTGGTCGCCCCGCCGGTGCTCGGCGCCGCCCTGCTCGGCCTGGACCACCTGGCGGCGGCGGGCCTGGGCGGCGGCCCGGCGGCCCAGGAGCGGCTGCGTTCGGCGTACTCGCTCCAGGACCAGGTCGCGGCCTGA